The Bernardetia sp. genome window below encodes:
- a CDS encoding universal stress protein yields the protein MSFKNILVPIDFSPRANAALAAAVDVATQFDSKITLLHIIDVPESQQPEYRRALDTFGDHQGGSEQDMPLILLTMKETKRQLREAREKYPKITFVEKVVFDRVHRQIYKVVEETDVDLIVMGSSGASGLGEVFIGSNTQKVIRNASCPVLVIKDDEAEFNPRNIVFASDFSEMGGEAARLFPLFKTLYGSTIHMLNIVTPSTFEASPTTQKRIDDFVKDLEMEKEDYTTNIFNYYTEEEGILTFAEEKKADMIMLGTHGRKGFSRFMMGSIAENVANHSEIPVFVFRQD from the coding sequence ATGTCTTTCAAAAATATTCTCGTTCCTATTGATTTTTCTCCTCGTGCCAATGCTGCCTTAGCTGCTGCTGTTGATGTGGCAACACAATTTGATAGCAAAATTACACTTTTACATATCATTGATGTTCCTGAATCACAACAGCCTGAATATCGCCGAGCTTTAGATACTTTTGGAGACCATCAAGGAGGTTCTGAACAGGATATGCCTCTAATTCTTTTGACAATGAAGGAAACTAAAAGACAACTTCGTGAGGCAAGAGAAAAATATCCAAAAATTACTTTTGTAGAAAAGGTAGTGTTTGATAGAGTGCATCGCCAAATTTATAAAGTAGTAGAAGAAACAGATGTAGATTTGATAGTAATGGGGTCTAGTGGAGCGTCTGGCTTGGGTGAAGTTTTTATTGGTTCAAATACACAAAAGGTTATCAGAAATGCAAGTTGTCCTGTATTGGTAATTAAGGATGACGAGGCTGAATTTAATCCTAGAAATATAGTTTTTGCTTCTGATTTTTCAGAAATGGGAGGAGAAGCGGCTAGGCTTTTTCCACTTTTCAAAACGCTCTATGGAAGTACGATACACATGTTAAATATCGTTACACCAAGCACTTTTGAAGCATCTCCTACTACTCAAAAAAGAATTGATGATTTTGTGAAAGATTTGGAGATGGAAAAAGAAGATTATACAACCAATATTTTTAATTATTACACTGAAGAAGAAGGCATCCTAACTTTTGCAGAAGAAAAAAAGGCTGATATGATTATGCTAGGAACACACGGAAGAAAAGGTTTTTCTAGGTTTATGATGGGAAGTATTGCTGAAAATGTAGCCAACCATTCC